A genomic stretch from bacterium includes:
- the hslV gene encoding ATP-dependent protease subunit HslV: protein MTEFRGTTIVAVARGGRVAVAGDGQVTMGNVVLKRTAKKIRRLHDGHVVAGFAGSTADAFTLFEKFEAKLSEFRGNLRRAAVELAKDWRTDRVLRRLEALMVVTDGKDLMLLSGTGDVVEPDDGVIGIGSGGSFALAAARALLLHSDLPAEEIAREAVRIASEICVFTNGNVVSEEIVSP from the coding sequence GTGACGGAGTTCCGTGGGACGACGATCGTGGCCGTCGCCCGGGGGGGGCGGGTTGCCGTCGCCGGGGACGGCCAGGTGACGATGGGAAACGTCGTGCTCAAGCGGACGGCAAAGAAGATCCGGCGGCTCCATGACGGGCACGTGGTCGCCGGATTCGCCGGGAGCACCGCCGACGCGTTCACCCTGTTCGAGAAGTTCGAGGCGAAGCTGTCGGAGTTCCGGGGGAACCTGCGCCGGGCCGCGGTGGAACTGGCGAAGGATTGGCGAACGGACCGCGTGCTGCGGAGGCTCGAGGCGCTGATGGTGGTCACCGACGGGAAGGACCTCATGCTGCTGTCGGGGACCGGGGACGTGGTCGAGCCGGACGACGGCGTGATCGGGATCGGTTCGGGAGGGTCGTTCGCCCTGGCGGCCGCGCGCGCCCTCCTTCTCCATTCGGACCTGCCCGCGGAGGAGATCGCCCGGGAGGCCGTCCGGATCGCCTCGGAGATCTGCGTCTTCACGAACGGGAACGTCGTGTCCGAGGAGATCGTGTCGCCATGA
- the hslU gene encoding ATP-dependent protease ATPase subunit HslU produces MTPAEPGNAGIRALIPREIVAELDRHIIGQAAAKRAVAIALRNRWRRLQVPAELRDEIVPKNIIMVGPTGVGKTEIARRLARLAQAPFVKVEASKFTEVGYVGRDVESMIRDLVEIAFRMVRAEEMEKVAGQAKAAAEERLLDLLLPRAPAKEGEAAVGADAGSGDTRERFRAMLRAGKLSDRTVEVEFQEAAVPVFDIAGLGGGAPEGMEGNLQEMLTGLFPKRTRRKRMRVAEALGFLTQEEAARRVDTERVKQMAVERTEQSGIVFLDEIDKIAGRESLQGPDVSRQGVQRDLLPVVEGSAVHTKHGVVRTDHILFVAAGAFHVNKPSDLIPELQGRFPIRVELSSLTRDDFARILTEPHGALTRQYEAMLSAEGVRLSFDPEAVLRIAEMACEVNDRTENIGARRLHTVMERLLDDLLFSAPEISGQEVVVTRPYVEERLAGIVKDADLSRYIL; encoded by the coding sequence ATGACGCCCGCCGAACCGGGGAACGCGGGGATCCGCGCGCTGATCCCCCGGGAGATCGTCGCCGAGCTCGACCGGCACATCATCGGGCAGGCGGCGGCGAAGCGGGCGGTCGCGATCGCGCTGCGGAACCGTTGGCGCCGGCTGCAGGTCCCCGCGGAGCTGCGCGACGAGATCGTCCCGAAGAACATCATCATGGTCGGGCCGACCGGGGTCGGGAAGACCGAGATCGCCCGGCGGCTGGCGAGGCTGGCGCAGGCGCCCTTCGTCAAGGTGGAGGCGTCGAAGTTCACCGAGGTGGGGTACGTGGGGCGGGACGTCGAATCGATGATCCGGGATCTCGTCGAGATCGCCTTCCGGATGGTCCGCGCCGAGGAGATGGAAAAGGTCGCCGGCCAGGCGAAGGCCGCCGCCGAGGAGCGGCTCCTCGACCTGCTGCTCCCGCGCGCTCCCGCGAAGGAGGGCGAGGCGGCGGTCGGTGCCGACGCGGGGTCGGGGGACACGCGGGAGCGGTTCCGCGCCATGCTTCGCGCGGGGAAGCTCTCGGACCGCACCGTCGAGGTCGAGTTCCAGGAAGCGGCGGTGCCGGTCTTCGACATCGCCGGACTCGGTGGCGGCGCCCCGGAGGGGATGGAGGGGAATCTCCAGGAGATGCTCACCGGCCTGTTCCCGAAGCGGACGCGGAGGAAGCGGATGCGGGTCGCCGAGGCGCTCGGCTTTCTTACGCAGGAGGAGGCGGCGCGCCGGGTCGACACGGAGCGCGTGAAGCAGATGGCCGTCGAGCGCACCGAACAGTCGGGGATCGTGTTTCTCGACGAGATCGACAAGATCGCCGGCCGGGAATCGCTCCAGGGCCCCGACGTCTCCCGCCAGGGCGTCCAGCGGGACCTGCTGCCGGTCGTGGAGGGGTCCGCCGTCCACACGAAGCACGGCGTCGTGCGGACCGACCACATCCTGTTCGTGGCCGCGGGGGCGTTCCACGTGAACAAGCCGTCCGACCTCATTCCGGAGCTGCAGGGGCGGTTCCCGATCCGGGTGGAGCTGTCGTCCCTCACCAGGGACGACTTCGCGCGAATCCTCACCGAGCCCCACGGCGCGCTGACCCGGCAGTACGAGGCGATGCTGTCCGCCGAGGGGGTCCGGCTTTCGTTCGATCCCGAGGCGGTGCTGCGGATCGCCGAGATGGCGTGCGAGGTGAACGACCGCACCGAGAACATCGGCGCCCGCCGCCTCCACACGGTGATGGAGCGCCTGCTGGACGACCTCCTGTTCTCGGCACCGGAGATCTCCGGGCAGGAGGTGGTCGTCACCCGGCCTTATGTCGAGGAGCGGCTCGCGGGGATCGTGAAGGACGCCGACCTCAGCCGCTACATCCTCTGA
- the argB gene encoding acetylglutamate kinase: MEGFIRKAETLIEALPYIREFTGKTVVVKYGGAAMKDDARMASFAQDIVLLQYVGIRPVVVHGGGPQIDRMLERLSIPTRRAEGLRVTSPEAMEVVEMVLGGTVNQRIVALINIFGGKAVGLCGKDGGLILATKSTARSRETGKPLDLGLVGDVKEVRPEVLRVLEADGFVPVIAPIGAGEGGEAYNINGDTAAAAVASAVSAEKFILLTDVAGVLDAEGGIISTMTGAEAESAIRSGAITGGMIPKVECGLAALHGGVRKVHILDGRVPHSVLLEIFTDAGIGTEIVRAVRGAGAE, encoded by the coding sequence ATGGAAGGGTTCATCCGGAAAGCCGAGACGCTGATCGAGGCGTTGCCGTACATCCGGGAGTTCACCGGGAAGACGGTGGTCGTGAAGTACGGCGGCGCCGCGATGAAGGACGATGCGCGGATGGCGTCGTTCGCGCAGGACATCGTCCTGCTTCAGTACGTCGGCATCCGGCCCGTGGTCGTCCACGGCGGCGGACCCCAGATCGACCGGATGCTGGAGAGGCTGTCGATTCCGACGCGGCGGGCGGAGGGACTGCGGGTCACCTCCCCGGAGGCGATGGAAGTGGTGGAGATGGTCCTTGGCGGCACCGTCAACCAGCGGATCGTGGCGTTGATCAACATCTTCGGCGGGAAGGCGGTCGGCCTCTGCGGCAAGGACGGCGGGCTGATCCTCGCGACGAAGAGCACGGCAAGGAGCCGGGAAACCGGCAAGCCGCTCGACCTTGGGCTGGTGGGAGACGTGAAGGAAGTGCGCCCGGAGGTGCTGCGGGTCCTCGAGGCCGACGGCTTCGTCCCGGTCATCGCCCCCATCGGGGCGGGGGAGGGGGGCGAAGCGTACAACATCAATGGCGACACGGCCGCCGCCGCCGTCGCCTCCGCCGTCTCCGCGGAGAAGTTCATCCTGCTCACCGACGTGGCGGGCGTCCTGGACGCGGAAGGCGGGATCATCTCCACGATGACCGGGGCGGAGGCCGAATCCGCCATCCGGTCGGGCGCGATCACGGGAGGGATGATCCCGAAGGTGGAGTGCGGCCTGGCGGCGCTCCACGGTGGGGTCCGGAAGGTCCATATCCTCGATGGCCGGGTTCCCCACAGCGTCCTCCTCGAGATCTTCACGGACGCCGGGATCGGGACCGAGATCGTCCGTGCGGTCCGGGGAGCGGGTGCGGAATGA
- a CDS encoding aspartate aminotransferase family protein, which produces MTGAEAVALTQRYQMGNYSRFPVTFVRGEGSWLFDDLGKPYLDFLAGIAVAILGHAHPAVTRAIAEQAGRLVHVSNLFHVPVQARLGERLSVAATGGKVFFCNSGTEANEAAIKLARRWAFDRHGEGRHGIVVLEGSFHGRTYGGLSATAQPKFHQGFEPMLPGFATVPLGDIDALDKALTDRVCAFFVEPIQGESGIRMHPPGYLKEAETLCRGKGILLVADEIQTGMGRTGTFLASERFDIVPDVVTLAKGIANGLPLGAVVARDEVAAVFVPGTHGSTFGGNPVCCAAALAVMDVLESPGFYDAVVRKGERLRSGLSEIAARRTDVLNVRGVGLMVGMEMACETKPIAAKCLDAGLVVNAAAGTILRFLPPLTVTEEEIDRALEILSSVLPAEGRTP; this is translated from the coding sequence ATGACCGGCGCGGAGGCGGTCGCATTGACGCAGCGGTACCAGATGGGCAACTACTCCCGCTTCCCCGTGACCTTCGTCCGCGGGGAGGGGAGCTGGCTGTTCGACGACCTCGGAAAACCGTACCTCGATTTCCTCGCCGGGATCGCCGTTGCGATCCTGGGGCACGCCCACCCGGCGGTCACGCGCGCGATCGCGGAGCAGGCGGGGCGCCTCGTGCATGTCTCCAACCTGTTCCACGTCCCGGTCCAGGCCCGCCTGGGGGAGCGCCTGTCCGTCGCCGCGACCGGGGGGAAGGTCTTTTTCTGCAACAGCGGGACGGAGGCGAACGAAGCGGCGATCAAGCTGGCCCGCAGGTGGGCCTTCGATCGGCACGGGGAGGGCCGCCACGGGATCGTCGTGCTGGAGGGATCGTTCCACGGCCGGACCTATGGCGGGCTCTCCGCCACCGCCCAGCCGAAGTTCCACCAGGGGTTCGAGCCGATGCTCCCGGGGTTCGCCACGGTTCCTCTCGGGGACATCGACGCGCTCGACAAGGCGCTGACGGACCGTGTCTGCGCGTTCTTCGTCGAGCCGATCCAGGGGGAAAGCGGGATCCGGATGCACCCGCCCGGCTACCTGAAGGAGGCGGAAACCCTCTGTCGCGGGAAGGGAATCCTCCTCGTCGCCGACGAGATCCAGACGGGGATGGGACGGACCGGAACGTTCCTCGCGTCGGAACGGTTCGACATCGTGCCCGACGTGGTGACGCTGGCGAAGGGGATCGCGAACGGCCTGCCCCTCGGCGCCGTCGTCGCGCGGGACGAGGTGGCCGCCGTGTTCGTCCCGGGCACGCACGGCAGCACCTTCGGCGGCAACCCGGTCTGCTGCGCCGCCGCCCTCGCGGTGATGGACGTCCTGGAATCCCCCGGCTTCTACGACGCCGTCGTCCGAAAGGGGGAGCGGCTCCGGTCGGGGCTCTCGGAGATCGCCGCCCGGCGGACCGACGTCCTGAACGTACGGGGCGTCGGACTCATGGTGGGCATGGAGATGGCGTGCGAGACGAAACCGATCGCGGCGAAGTGCCTCGACGCGGGCCTCGTCGTCAACGCGGCGGCGGGCACCATCCTCCGGTTCCTCCCCCCCCTCACCGTAACGGAGGAAGAGATCGATCGGGCGCTCGAGATCCTCTCGTCCGTCCTGCCGGCGGAGGGGCGGACGCCGTGA
- the argF gene encoding ornithine carbamoyltransferase produces MKRDLLRIIDLSDREILSLVRSGRMWKRRGRSPGAPRPLAGKSLAMIFQKASTRTRVSFEVAMTRLGGHALFLSPLDTQIGRGEPIRDTARVLSRYAEAVMIRTFGHEMAVELAAAATVPVINGLTDRHHPCQVLADLMTAAERGIDLRKMRVAFIGDGNNVANSWVEAAHVLGFDLRIACPKGYEPDPAVRKEAGRIGRGEVRIVRDPAEAARGADVLYTDVWTSMGQEAEARKRFAAFKGYRIDAPLLRLADPGAIVMHCLPAHRGEEITESVLEGPHSAVFDEAENRLHVQMAVLEKLIKH; encoded by the coding sequence GTGAAGAGGGACCTGCTCCGGATCATCGACCTTTCCGATCGGGAGATCCTCTCCCTGGTGCGGTCGGGGAGGATGTGGAAGCGCCGCGGGAGATCGCCGGGAGCCCCCCGCCCGCTCGCGGGGAAGTCGCTGGCGATGATCTTCCAGAAAGCGTCGACCCGGACCCGCGTTTCGTTCGAGGTCGCGATGACCCGGCTGGGCGGCCACGCGCTCTTCCTGTCGCCGCTGGACACGCAAATCGGGCGGGGGGAGCCGATCCGGGACACGGCGCGCGTACTTTCCCGATACGCCGAGGCGGTGATGATCCGGACGTTCGGTCACGAAATGGCGGTGGAGCTCGCCGCCGCGGCGACCGTCCCCGTGATCAACGGGTTGACGGACCGCCACCACCCGTGCCAGGTCCTGGCCGATCTGATGACCGCGGCGGAACGGGGAATCGACCTGCGGAAGATGCGGGTCGCGTTCATCGGCGACGGCAACAACGTGGCCAATTCGTGGGTCGAGGCGGCCCACGTCCTCGGTTTCGACCTGCGGATCGCGTGCCCGAAGGGATACGAACCGGATCCCGCGGTTCGGAAGGAAGCCGGAAGGATCGGCCGCGGAGAGGTCCGGATCGTCCGTGACCCCGCGGAAGCGGCGCGGGGAGCCGACGTTCTTTACACGGACGTCTGGACCAGCATGGGACAGGAAGCCGAGGCCCGCAAGCGGTTCGCGGCCTTCAAGGGGTACCGCATCGACGCGCCGCTGCTCCGGCTGGCGGATCCCGGGGCGATCGTGATGCACTGCCTCCCCGCCCATCGCGGCGAGGAGATCACGGAGTCCGTGCTCGAGGGGCCGCACTCCGCCGTCTTCGACGAGGCGGAGAACCGCCTGCACGTCCAGATGGCCGTCCTTGAAAAGCTCATCAAACACTGA
- a CDS encoding argininosuccinate synthase has protein sequence MVSRRKTLKKVKKVVLAYSGGLDTSVILAWLVENYGCEVIAFVADLGQGEELGPVRAKAKKTGASKVYVENVQDEFVRDFVFPALMANAVYEGQYLLGTSIARPLIAKKQIEVAGREKADAVSHGATGKGNDQVRFELTYYALMPGIRVIAPWREWDLSSRTDLVNYARKRGIPTPVTAAKPYSSDRNLLHISFEGGILEDPWKEPPESMFVLTRSPGKAPNRPEYVEVDFAGGIPVAVNGKKMGPAKLLAHLNAIGGKHGIGRVDLVENRYVGMKSHGVYETPGGTILHAAHRAVESLTLDREVMHLRDSLMPRFAELIYNGYWYSPEMDLLKGMVVATQENVTGTARLKLYKGGITVAGRKSPVSLYRTDFATFEKETVFNQADATGFIKINALRLKIRSMRKKG, from the coding sequence ATGGTTTCCAGGAGGAAAACGTTGAAAAAAGTAAAGAAAGTCGTTCTGGCGTATTCGGGAGGACTGGACACCTCGGTCATCCTCGCGTGGCTCGTCGAGAATTACGGTTGCGAGGTGATCGCGTTCGTCGCGGACCTTGGGCAGGGAGAGGAACTGGGCCCCGTGCGCGCCAAGGCGAAGAAGACCGGCGCCTCGAAGGTCTACGTGGAGAACGTGCAGGACGAGTTCGTCCGGGACTTCGTCTTTCCCGCGCTCATGGCGAACGCGGTCTACGAAGGCCAGTATCTTCTCGGCACGTCGATCGCCCGTCCCCTGATCGCCAAGAAGCAGATCGAGGTGGCCGGAAGGGAGAAGGCCGACGCGGTCTCCCACGGCGCCACCGGGAAGGGGAACGACCAGGTGCGTTTCGAGCTGACGTACTACGCCCTGATGCCCGGGATCCGCGTCATCGCCCCGTGGCGCGAATGGGACCTCTCCTCGCGGACCGACCTGGTGAACTACGCGAGGAAGCGCGGCATCCCCACGCCGGTCACCGCGGCGAAGCCGTACTCGAGCGACCGGAACCTGCTCCACATCAGCTTCGAGGGGGGGATCCTCGAGGATCCCTGGAAGGAGCCGCCCGAGAGCATGTTCGTCCTCACCCGGTCTCCCGGGAAGGCGCCGAACCGCCCCGAGTACGTGGAGGTCGATTTCGCGGGGGGGATCCCCGTGGCGGTCAACGGGAAAAAGATGGGACCGGCGAAGCTCCTCGCCCACCTGAACGCCATCGGGGGGAAGCACGGCATCGGCCGCGTGGATCTCGTCGAGAACCGCTATGTGGGGATGAAGTCCCACGGCGTGTACGAGACGCCGGGCGGGACGATCCTGCACGCGGCGCACCGGGCCGTCGAGTCGCTCACCCTCGACCGCGAGGTGATGCACCTGCGCGACTCCCTCATGCCCCGGTTCGCGGAGCTCATCTATAACGGTTACTGGTATTCGCCGGAGATGGATCTCCTCAAGGGGATGGTCGTAGCGACCCAGGAGAACGTGACGGGAACCGCGCGGCTGAAGCTGTACAAGGGAGGGATCACCGTGGCGGGCCGGAAGAGCCCCGTCTCCCTCTACCGGACCGACTTCGCGACGTTCGAGAAGGAAACCGTCTTCAACCAGGCCGACGCGACCGGGTTCATCAAGATCAACGCGCTGCGCCTCAAGATCCGGTCGATGCGGAAGAAAGGCTGA
- the argH gene encoding argininosuccinate lyase: protein MAKKKAWGGRFGGGTDRFVEGFTASIPYDILLYRHDIAGSIAHARMLGKRGILPKPEAERIVKALLAIRGEIESGKFRFDLPDEDIHMAIERRLIQRIGPVGGKLHTGRSRNDQVSTDLRLYLRDEIDEVLHLLAEIEETVVSRAEELFGIILPGYTHLQRAQPILFSHYLLAYREMFARDADRFREARRRVNVSPLGAGALAGSTFPLDRAFTARELGMDGLCENSVDAVSDRDFAADFLYACAVTMMHLSRLAEEMVYWSSSEFRFLSLPDALCTGSSIMPQKKNPDVAELIRGKTGRAYGNLANLLTMMKGLPLAYNRDMQEDKEPVFDSARTVKDCLVGANLLIRGMSVNEERMRAACDDGFLTATDLADYLARKGVPFRKAHEITGKIVRHCEERGARLKDLGLKELRAFSKAIGEDVRSAISLTNSVRMRKTRGGTGAEAVRARLSSLRKK from the coding sequence ATGGCGAAGAAGAAGGCATGGGGGGGGCGCTTCGGCGGCGGGACCGACCGGTTCGTCGAGGGATTCACCGCTTCGATCCCGTACGACATCCTGCTTTACCGGCACGACATCGCCGGGAGCATCGCCCACGCGCGGATGCTGGGGAAGCGGGGGATCCTGCCGAAGCCCGAGGCGGAGCGAATCGTCAAGGCCCTGCTGGCGATCCGCGGGGAGATCGAATCGGGGAAATTCCGCTTCGATCTCCCCGACGAGGACATCCACATGGCGATCGAGCGTCGCCTGATCCAGAGGATCGGCCCGGTCGGGGGAAAGCTCCACACGGGGCGCAGCCGCAACGACCAGGTCTCCACGGATCTGCGGCTGTACCTGCGGGACGAAATCGACGAGGTTCTCCATCTCCTCGCGGAGATCGAGGAAACCGTCGTTTCCCGGGCCGAAGAGCTGTTCGGGATCATCCTTCCCGGATACACCCACCTTCAGCGGGCCCAGCCGATCCTTTTCTCCCACTACCTCCTGGCGTACCGGGAGATGTTCGCCCGGGACGCCGACCGGTTCCGGGAGGCGCGCCGGCGGGTGAACGTCTCTCCGCTCGGTGCGGGGGCGCTGGCCGGCTCCACGTTCCCCCTGGACCGGGCGTTCACGGCGCGGGAGCTGGGGATGGACGGGTTGTGCGAGAACAGCGTGGACGCCGTGTCCGATCGCGACTTCGCCGCCGATTTCCTCTACGCGTGCGCCGTGACGATGATGCACCTGTCGCGGCTCGCCGAGGAGATGGTGTACTGGTCGTCCTCGGAGTTCCGCTTCCTCTCCCTGCCCGACGCCCTGTGCACCGGGAGCAGCATCATGCCGCAGAAGAAGAACCCCGACGTGGCCGAGCTCATCCGGGGGAAGACGGGGCGCGCCTACGGGAACCTCGCGAACCTCCTCACCATGATGAAGGGGCTTCCGCTCGCGTACAACCGGGACATGCAGGAGGACAAGGAGCCGGTCTTCGATTCGGCCCGCACCGTGAAGGATTGCCTCGTCGGCGCGAATCTGCTGATTCGGGGGATGTCGGTGAACGAGGAGCGGATGCGGGCGGCGTGCGACGACGGGTTCCTCACGGCCACCGACCTCGCGGACTACCTCGCGAGGAAGGGGGTCCCGTTCCGCAAGGCCCACGAGATCACCGGGAAGATCGTGCGGCATTGCGAGGAGCGCGGCGCGCGCCTGAAGGATCTCGGCCTCAAGGAGCTCCGGGCGTTTTCGAAGGCGATCGGCGAGGACGTCCGCAGCGCCATCTCCCTCACCAACTCCGTGCGGATGCGGAAGACGCGCGGGGGGACGGGCGCCGAGGCGGTCCGGGCCCGGCTGTCGTCGCTCCGGAAGAAATGA
- the lysA gene encoding diaminopimelate decarboxylase has protein sequence MHHFQVRNGEMHCEGVPLRRIARDVGTPVYVYSHATLAHHYRVFDEAFGGIPHIVCFSMKSNSNGSVIRTFTGLGSGVDIVSGGELARGLAAGAPPGKIVYSGVGKTVPEIEEALRRGILMFNVESREELETIDAVARRVRRRAPIAIRVNPDVDPKTHPYISTGLKKNKFGIRIPQAMKDYEWAAGRRHIEVVGVDCHIGSQLTDVAPFVDAAGRVRRLVDRLLRKGFPIRFVDIGGGLGIRYNDELPPDPGAYAAAVVEAFRGLPVTLVLEPGRVLVGNAGVLLTEVLYTKPIPSPAGKGRKHFFIVDAAMNDLARPSLYGSYHAILPVGKPRRGTVTADVVGPICESGDFLARDRAMPPCRGGDLLAVMSAGAYGFSMSSNYNTRPRAAEVMVSGTRFEVVRARETVRELVRGERTASFLSRRRAGKG, from the coding sequence ATGCATCATTTCCAGGTAAGGAACGGGGAGATGCACTGCGAGGGCGTCCCGCTGCGGCGGATCGCCAGGGACGTGGGGACGCCCGTGTACGTGTACAGCCACGCGACCCTCGCCCACCACTACCGTGTCTTCGACGAGGCGTTCGGCGGGATCCCGCACATCGTCTGCTTCTCGATGAAGTCGAATTCGAACGGCTCGGTCATCCGGACCTTCACCGGCCTTGGCAGCGGGGTCGACATCGTCTCGGGGGGCGAGCTCGCGCGCGGGCTGGCCGCCGGGGCGCCTCCGGGAAAGATCGTCTACTCGGGGGTCGGGAAGACGGTCCCGGAGATCGAGGAGGCGCTGCGCCGCGGGATCCTCATGTTCAACGTGGAATCGCGCGAGGAGCTGGAGACGATCGACGCCGTGGCCCGAAGGGTGCGCAGGCGGGCCCCCATCGCGATCCGCGTGAATCCCGACGTCGATCCGAAGACCCACCCGTACATCTCGACGGGACTGAAGAAGAACAAGTTCGGGATCCGCATCCCGCAGGCGATGAAGGATTACGAGTGGGCCGCCGGGCGTCGTCATATCGAGGTCGTGGGAGTGGATTGCCACATCGGTTCGCAGTTGACCGACGTCGCTCCCTTCGTCGACGCCGCGGGGCGGGTCCGCCGCCTTGTCGACCGGCTCCTCCGGAAGGGGTTCCCCATCCGCTTCGTCGACATCGGCGGGGGCCTCGGGATCCGGTACAACGACGAGCTACCGCCGGATCCGGGTGCGTATGCGGCCGCGGTCGTGGAAGCGTTCCGTGGCCTTCCCGTCACGCTCGTTCTCGAGCCGGGCCGGGTCCTCGTCGGCAACGCGGGGGTCCTGCTCACCGAGGTGCTCTACACGAAGCCGATCCCGTCCCCTGCCGGGAAGGGGAGGAAGCACTTCTTCATCGTGGACGCCGCCATGAACGACCTCGCGCGCCCCTCGCTCTACGGCTCGTACCACGCGATCCTCCCGGTGGGGAAACCGCGCCGCGGAACGGTGACGGCGGACGTCGTCGGCCCGATCTGCGAATCCGGGGATTTTCTGGCGAGGGACCGCGCGATGCCGCCCTGCCGGGGGGGGGATCTTCTCGCGGTGATGAGCGCGGGAGCGTACGGATTCTCCATGTCCTCGAACTACAACACCCGTCCGCGGGCCGCCGAGGTGATGGTGTCCGGGACCCGGTTCGAGGTTGTCCGGGCGCGGGAGACGGTGCGGGAGCTGGTTCGCGGCGAGCGAACCGCGTCGTTCCTTTCCCGGCGGCGCGCCGGAAAGGGATGA